A portion of the Malania oleifera isolate guangnan ecotype guangnan chromosome 3, ASM2987363v1, whole genome shotgun sequence genome contains these proteins:
- the LOC131151605 gene encoding glucan endo-1,3-beta-glucosidase 5-like: MDEKMGSTVGCWLMNGRRFFLWVCVLIMSLVGNNNNGNKVGMGVEGLSCNWGTRSTHPLPPSIAVRLMKDNGFNKVKLFEAEPGPLKALGNSGIQVMLGIPNDFLAPLAAGVRFAEDWVAQNVSTYISTHGVDIRYVAVGNEPFLKTYKATFLQTTLPALKNIQAALIKAGLARQVKVTVPLNADVYQTDTGLPSGGDFRSDIHSLMLSIIKFLSDNGGLLTINIYPFLSLYDDPNFPVDYAFFSGNSSSSIVDGPISYSNVFEANYDTLIWALEKNGFPSLPIVVGEIGWPTDGNSNATPDNARKFNQGLLNRILRGQGTPKRPSSPDIYLFALLDEDAKSVQPGNFERHWGLFAFDGTVKYQLNLGNGRSLVPAKGVRYLKREWCVMSPTANLMDPNLAESVNYACSYADCTSLGYGSSCGKLDARRNASYAFNNYYQTMNQQKGSCQFSNLSVLTTVDPSQGSCRFQIMIDLGKHETKGRRTPSAATAGMKQNDVTAVVLLLSLVVIYSSALMLY, translated from the exons ATGGATGAGAAGATGGGGAGCACCGTGGGTTGCTGGTTAATGAATGGGAGGAGATTCTTCTTGTGGGTGTGCGTGCTGATAATGAGCTTAGtaggaaataataataatggtaataaggTGGGAATGGGAGTGGAAGGGCTGAGCTGCAACTGGGGAACGCGTTCAACGCATCCGCTGCCGCCCAGCATAGCGGTGAGGCTGATGAAGGACAATGGGTTCAACAAGGTGAAGCTGTTCGAGGCAGAGCCTGGCCCCCTCAAGGCTCTTGGCAATTCCGGGATTCAGGTCATGCTTGGTATTCCCAATGACTTCTTGGCCCCACTGGCCGCCGGCGTCCGATTTGCCGAGGACTGGGTCGCCCAAAATGTCTCCACTTACATTTCCACCCACGGGGTTGATATAAG GTACGTGGCGGTGGGCAACGAACCCTTTCTGAAGACATACAAAGCCACCTTCCTGCAGACAACCTTACCGGCGCTCAAAAACATCCAAGCCGCACTCATCAAAGCTGGCCTCGCCCGCCAAGTCAAGGTCACCGTCCCCCTCAACGCCGATGTCTACCAAACCGACACCGGCCTCCCCTCCGGTGGCGACTTCCGCTCCGACATCCACTCCCTCATGCTCTCCATCATCAAATTCCTCAGCGACAACGGTGGCCTCCTCACCATCAACATCTACCCTTTCCTCAGCCTCTACGACGACCCAAACTTCCCCGTCGACTACGCCTTCTTCTCCGGCAACTCCTCCTCCTCCATCGTCGACGGCCCCATCTCCTACTCCAACGTCTTCGAGGCCAACTACGACACCCTCATCTGGGCCCTCGAGAAGAATGGCTTCCCTTCCCTCCCAATCGTCGTCGGCGAGATCGGCTGGCCCACCGACGGCAACTCCAACGCCACCCCGGACAACGCCCGCAAGTTCAACCAGGGTCTCCTCAACCGCATCCTCCGCGGCCAGGGCACCCCCAAGCGCCCCTCTTCCCCCGACATCTACCTTTTCGCGCTCCTCGACGAGGACGCCAAGAGCGTGCAACCCGGCAACTTCGAGCGCCACTGGGGGCTCTTCGCCTTCGACGGCACCGTCAAGTACCAGCTCAACCTCGGGAACGGCCGCTCCCTGGTTCCGGCGAAGGGCGTGCGGTACCTGAAAAGGGAGTGGTGCGTTATGTCGCCGACGGCGAATCTCATGGACCCCAACTTGGCGGAGAGCGTGAACTACGCGTGCTCCTATGCGGATTGCACCAGCCTCGGGTACGGGTCGTCGTGCGGGAAGCTGGACGCGAGGCGCAACGCTTCTTATGCATTTAATAACTATTATCAGACGATGAATCAGCAGAAAGGGTCGTGCCAGTTCTCCAACTTGTCGGTGCTGACGACTGTTGACCCGTCTCAGGGCAGTTGCCGGTTCCAGATTATGATTGACTTGGGAAAGCACGAGACCAAGGGGCGTCGGACTCCCAGTGCTGCGACGGCCGGGATGAAGCAAAACGACGTTACAGCTGTCGTTTTGTTGTTGAGCTTGGTCGTCATTTATTCTTCTGCATTAATGTTGTATTAA